Proteins from a genomic interval of Treponema brennaborense DSM 12168:
- a CDS encoding penicillin-binding protein 1A — MGKIKKRTYVFVFGTLLCSLIFGTVLGITLAITVNTINTENFTEFTTALPTKLLDINGELITEFASDEKREIISLTALPQHMVDALVTREDRVFYEHNGFSLKAIIRAFAGVLTGRSLGGGSTLTQQIAGTIYCDRTEKSITRKIKELWWAIQMERRYSKDEIMELYLNKIYFGGGTYGVNAASKYYFGHDATRITPAESAILVIQLSNPAYYNPFDYPNRAMDRQQNVLSEMVNAGYLTKAEADASFEDFWLNFDYTRINSAAYFMRTDKAPWFSEYVRRELGSMIYGTQDIYTSGFTVNTTLNLKNQAAAQKTMDKYIAYANESYQNSSGARKSDAASTYIPMTELLSLVFNLPQLKISEQRVESRALSTYNTEINPILDVMSLMFGIEDLKIGVINKANAQIKKDSGKTVIEGTLISLENSTGYITALIGGSKFEEENQLIRAVQAKIQPGSSFKPLYYSAAIDSKKFTPATIVYDTPTIFYKEDGTPYIPENFRGTWEGSVQVWYALATSMNVPSVKILDEIGFDAAIERSVALLGISEAELPSRGFNRVYPLGLGVCSVRPIEMARAFAIFANQGKEVTPIAIRSVEDRNGKVILNPERELRIEQQQKGDAIQVITPQNAFIMTNMLENTVRIGTLARGAGWGTRFRYTDKNGRTYTMPAAGKTGTTQNWADAWAVGYTPYITTAVWFGFDMPGQSLGLELTGSTLSGVVWGEYMRIANEDYPYKGFPVPQTGLVKAEVCSVSGQILTAACGSHKTTQYFLEGTQPTALCQLHINRESARTVGVERLEREKYISGERRTFSVDDSPLTVDLSFLEEDVVPEGSGLTEDQTATGFPGSEQETANNTGNTAPLYNYLLD; from the coding sequence ATGGGAAAAATAAAAAAACGGACGTACGTGTTTGTTTTCGGAACTTTACTGTGCTCTTTGATTTTCGGAACCGTTCTGGGGATTACCCTTGCAATTACTGTTAATACAATAAATACGGAAAATTTTACGGAATTTACGACTGCGCTTCCGACGAAACTGCTCGATATAAACGGCGAACTGATTACCGAATTCGCCTCGGATGAAAAGCGTGAAATCATCAGCCTGACCGCGCTTCCGCAGCACATGGTCGACGCGCTGGTAACACGCGAGGATCGTGTTTTTTACGAACACAACGGATTCAGCCTCAAGGCGATTATCCGTGCGTTTGCAGGCGTTTTGACCGGCCGTTCGCTCGGCGGCGGAAGCACACTCACTCAGCAGATCGCGGGAACCATATACTGCGACCGCACAGAAAAATCGATCACGCGCAAAATAAAGGAATTATGGTGGGCAATCCAAATGGAGCGCCGGTATTCGAAAGATGAAATCATGGAACTGTATCTGAACAAGATATATTTCGGCGGCGGAACGTACGGAGTAAACGCCGCGTCGAAGTACTATTTCGGACACGACGCGACGCGGATTACGCCGGCAGAATCGGCCATTTTGGTCATTCAGCTGTCAAATCCGGCCTATTACAATCCGTTCGATTATCCGAACCGCGCCATGGACCGGCAGCAGAACGTTTTGAGCGAAATGGTCAACGCCGGATATCTGACAAAAGCGGAAGCCGACGCTTCTTTTGAAGATTTTTGGCTCAATTTCGACTATACGCGCATCAATTCGGCGGCATATTTCATGCGAACGGATAAAGCACCCTGGTTCAGTGAATACGTGCGCCGCGAACTCGGCAGCATGATTTACGGTACGCAGGATATCTATACGAGCGGGTTTACCGTCAACACCACGCTCAACTTGAAAAATCAGGCCGCCGCGCAAAAAACGATGGATAAATACATCGCATACGCGAACGAATCTTATCAGAACTCAAGCGGGGCCCGAAAGAGCGACGCAGCGTCTACGTACATACCGATGACGGAACTGCTGTCTTTGGTGTTCAACCTTCCGCAGCTGAAAATTTCCGAACAGCGGGTGGAATCGCGCGCCTTATCGACGTACAATACGGAAATCAATCCGATTCTGGACGTCATGTCGCTCATGTTCGGTATTGAAGATCTGAAAATCGGCGTCATCAATAAAGCGAACGCGCAAATCAAAAAAGACAGCGGCAAAACGGTTATAGAAGGTACGCTCATTTCACTTGAAAACAGTACCGGGTATATTACGGCACTGATAGGCGGCAGTAAATTTGAAGAAGAAAATCAGCTGATCCGCGCGGTTCAGGCCAAAATTCAGCCGGGAAGCTCGTTCAAGCCGCTGTATTATTCGGCCGCGATCGATTCAAAAAAGTTCACTCCGGCCACTATCGTCTACGACACGCCGACCATTTTTTATAAAGAAGACGGCACTCCGTATATTCCCGAAAATTTCCGCGGTACGTGGGAAGGTTCCGTTCAAGTATGGTATGCACTTGCAACTTCGATGAACGTTCCATCCGTAAAAATCCTTGATGAAATCGGATTCGACGCGGCCATAGAGCGTTCGGTCGCATTGCTCGGCATTTCGGAAGCGGAATTACCCTCTCGCGGATTCAACCGCGTGTATCCGCTCGGGCTCGGCGTCTGTTCCGTGCGTCCCATTGAAATGGCTCGCGCGTTCGCCATTTTTGCAAATCAGGGAAAAGAGGTAACGCCCATCGCCATCCGCTCGGTTGAAGACAGAAACGGAAAAGTCATTCTGAACCCCGAACGGGAACTGCGTATCGAGCAGCAGCAAAAAGGCGACGCGATACAGGTTATCACACCGCAGAACGCGTTTATCATGACCAATATGCTTGAAAATACGGTCCGAATCGGAACATTGGCGCGCGGCGCGGGTTGGGGAACCCGATTTCGCTATACCGATAAAAACGGCAGAACGTACACGATGCCCGCGGCCGGTAAAACGGGTACGACGCAAAACTGGGCGGATGCCTGGGCGGTCGGCTACACGCCGTATATCACTACCGCAGTCTGGTTCGGCTTCGACATGCCCGGCCAGTCACTCGGACTCGAACTCACCGGTTCCACCCTTTCCGGTGTTGTCTGGGGCGAATACATGCGCATTGCGAACGAGGATTATCCCTACAAGGGATTTCCCGTACCGCAGACCGGACTGGTCAAAGCGGAGGTTTGCTCCGTTTCCGGCCAGATTTTGACGGCAGCGTGCGGCTCGCATAAAACGACGCAGTATTTTCTTGAAGGCACACAGCCGACAGCGCTGTGCCAGCTGCATATCAACAGGGAATCGGCAAGAACGGTAGGCGTAGAGCGGCTTGAACGGGAAAAATACATATCGGGAGAACGCAGAACTTTTTCGGTTGACGACTCGCCGCTTACCGTTGATTTATCGTTTTTGGAAGAAGACGTCGTTCCGGAAGGCTCCGGGCTGACAGAAGACCAAACGGCGACGGGTTTCCCCGGTTCGGAACAGGAGACTGCAAATAATACCGGTAATACCGCACCGTTGTATAACTATTTACTTGACTAG
- a CDS encoding ParB N-terminal domain-containing protein yields the protein MQVNIENIIVHKRVRKDLGNLEPLKDSLKRYGLLNPITITTKNELIAGQRRLEAAKQLGWTSINAIIIDDIDDVMKLEMELEENTQRSDFSDMELLEGYEQLEKLRNPGFFRRIWNALKAFFARIFEKIAGIKKQ from the coding sequence ATGCAAGTAAATATCGAGAATATTATAGTACATAAACGGGTGCGTAAAGATTTGGGCAATCTTGAACCGCTTAAAGACAGCTTAAAGCGGTACGGATTGCTCAACCCGATTACGATAACGACAAAAAACGAACTGATTGCCGGACAGCGCCGCTTGGAAGCGGCAAAGCAGCTGGGATGGACAAGTATCAACGCAATCATTATTGATGACATTGACGACGTTATGAAACTGGAAATGGAACTTGAAGAAAATACGCAGCGCTCAGATTTTTCCGATATGGAACTGCTGGAAGGGTACGAGCAACTTGAAAAGCTGCGGAATCCGGGTTTTTTCAGGCGCATCTGGAACGCGCTCAAAGCTTTTTTTGCCCGCATTTTTGAGAAAATAGCAGGTATAAAAAAACAGTAA
- a CDS encoding DUF2179 domain-containing protein yields the protein MIIIAVTILRGEGRECNKKTIAFMVIQRKAEKTVKKTVKSFDPKVVINSTASNGLLGGVMSGRR from the coding sequence TTGATAATCATTGCGGTTACCATACTGAGGGGCGAAGGGCGCGAGTGCAACAAAAAAACGATTGCTTTTATGGTAATTCAGCGAAAAGCCGAAAAAACGGTAAAGAAAACCGTAAAATCATTTGACCCTAAAGTTGTCATCAATTCAACAGCCTCAAACGGCCTGCTCGGCGGCGTGATGAGCGGCCGCAGATAA